The following is a genomic window from Lysinibacillus sp. G4S2.
TGCTAAAGATGCACTTGATGCTGCAATCAAAGCAGTAAAAGCTAATGAGTATATTCCTGCTGACGCTACTAAAGCAACTGCTGCTGTAACTGCTGCAGAAACAGTTTTAGCTGATGCTAAATCAACTACTCAACAATTAAAAGATGCAAAAACTGCATTAGAAACAGCTGTAAAAGATCTTAAGCTAAAAGCTACATTTGATGTTACAAAAGTAAAAGCTAGTGAAGTAGTGGCTGCTGGTACAAATAAAAATGAACTAACATTCACATTTACATCTAGTGACGCTGCGTTAACTGATGTTGACTTTGTTACAGTTCCAAAAACAGCTACTGGTGCTGATGATTCTATTGCAACTATAGCGAAAACTGCTACTGGTGAACTTAAATTAACTGTTGCTGATAAAAATTTAGCTCCAATTGATTTAACTAATGTTTTCACGAATACATTTACTTTCGACGTATCTTTAACTGCTAAAGATGCTAAAGAAACTCCAGCAAAAATTACTGTTAAGTATGATGCTGCAAAAACAAAATGGATTGCTGAAGTAGCTTCTAAATAAAACTAAACGAAACGTTACTTAATAAACTAGCTTGCTAGTGAAATAAGTAGATTACGACCCCATGGATTTAACTTGAAATAGTTAGACTCTATGGGGTCTTTTCTAACTATCGTGTTTGTATTCATCAGGGAAGTTCTGATGCGTGGGAAACAGTTCCGTTTGCTCACGAGCCTAATCCTCCTGCATCCAGTGCGAGTGTCTATCCGCTCAAAGGGGTGAAGTCAGGTGAAGTCGTACTCAAGGAGTTGAGGCGGGGTTCTTTAAAAAATGGCTATGGCTAGGACGACGAATCCATGTAGGTTGTATGTGTCGATTATGTGTGCGTAATTGCTAGGGGTTCATGCATAATTCTTTCATTTGCAATAATGATGAGGTTATCTGTATAATTTAGGAACTGTTAAACAGATAATGTGCATACTGTATAGTGGGAGCCTAAGGGCATTAAAAAGAGGGAACAAGACGATGGAACGTTTGAAGTCTTTTCGGAAGAGGTTCGATAGAAAACCTGCGAGGCCGAAGGGATGGCAGCGGGTTCATAGTAGTGTGGATAGCTAGCCGTTTGGACTTGTATGGTAACATACGAGAAGGGTAAAACTAGCAGGAGCGAAGGAACCCAGTCAGTAGTAGTTCTATAAGAAACTTATTTCCCCAAAAATTTGTTTCTTTCAATATGGTATTTTATCTGAGGCAATCATGTATGTGATTGCCTCTTTTTTAATAAATATAGGAACCGCTTTACCCTTTATACTAGTAGTCAGGTTAGAAAGAAGAGTTACTTGATGTAGTCTTGGTTAGAAAGGCCCTTCTTTTTAGTTATTTGTTATTGGCAATTTCTTTTATAGCGGAATATCTAAGATAAATGTAAATATTTATAAAAATTATTGAATTCTATTAGATTTTATTTAATTTCCTATAAAAGTTTCTATTTTTCTATTATTACATTTAATTTACACAATATAGATACTATTAAAATAGTGCATTAACAATAATATGTTTACATATATATGTAGTGGGGAAATAGGTTTTTAATATTACGATTATTGATGGCACGCCGTATGCGATGAAAGTCGCCTGTACGGTGTATGCCCAAACCGAAAGCCTAGATAGAGAGATGGTATAAGGTGGGAATAGCGAAGGTAAGTTTACTTTGTCGTTAATGCATTCAAACGACACACATGCGAATTTAAACAATATTGCTAGAAAGGTGACGGCAGTTAAGGAGGTTAGAGCTAAAAAACCTAATTCATTACTTTTGGATGCTGGCGATGTCTTCTCTGGAACTTTATATTTCAATGAATTTAAGGGACAGGCTGATTTGGCGTTTATGAATTTAATGGGTTATGACGTGATGACATTCGGAAACCATGAATTTGATTTAGGCTCGACACCAGAAGGACATCAAGCCTTAGTTGATTTTATTAAGGGAGCAAAATTCCCGTTTGTTTCTTCAAATGTTGATTTTTCTAGGGATGCGAAATTTACTGGTTTGTTTACAGACCTCATTTCAAGTGATCCTAAAAACGGAAAAATCTACAACGGTATTATTAAAGAAATTAATGGTGAAAAAGTTGGGATCTTTGGTTTAACTACTGGAGAAACAAAAGATATTTCTTCGCCAGGCAGTGTTGCATTCGAAAACTATATTGAGGAAGCAAATAAAGCAGTAAAAGCCTTTGAAGATAAAGGCGTCAATAAAATAATAGCTTTAACGCATATTGGATATGATGACAACCCTGCATATGATAATGATCTTACCTTAGCAAAATCTGTAGAAGGTATCGATGTTATTGTAGGTGGGCATAGTCATACTCAGCTAGATAAACCAACCGTTGTAAATAAAAATACGACTGGACAAGCAAAAGCTCCAACGGTAATTGTACAAGCATATCAATACAATGATTATTTAGGTACTTTAGATGTTACCTTTGACCCAAAAGGTGTTGTCGTTAATCATAATGGTGCTTTATTAAAAGTAGCTGATTATACTGAGGATGCACAAGCAGTAGAACTGTTAAAGCCTTATAAGGCGAAAGTAGAAGAAGTTTCAAAGAAAGAGATCGGTGCAGAAGCTTTAGTAGCGTTAGAGAGTCCACGTACTGGTGGAGATAATACAAAACCAAGTGTTCGTAAAAATGAAACACCTTTAGGCAATGTTATTACAGATGGCATGCTTGAAAAAGCACGAAAATATAATAAAGACGTTATTATGGCTCTTCAAAATGGTGGAGGTATTCGTGCTGGAATTGATCAAGGACCTATTACAGTTGGTGAAGTAATAACAGTACTTCCATTCGGGAATACTTTAGCGACAATGGAAGTAACCGGAAAAGAGTTGAAAGAAGCATTTGAAGTTAGTGTTGGACAATATCCTGCTGAAAATGGCGGATTCCTACATGTTTCTGGTGCAAAGGTAGAGTTCGATTCTTCTAAGGCAAAAGGTCAACGTATTGTAAAAATTTCATATAAAGATAAACACGGGAACTATGTAGACATCAAAGATAATGAAACTTATACAATAGCAACAAATGCATTTACTGCAAAAGGTGGAGATGGCTTTGATGTCTTTAAAAAGGCATACGAGGAAGGGCGAGTGACAGACTTAGGCTTGTCTGACTGGGAGAACCTTGCTGAACAACTTAAGTCCTTAGGCAAAGTCGATCCAAAAACTGAAGGAAGAATTGTAGATGTTGCTAATAGTCAAGTACCTGATAAAACTATCCCTGAATTAGATTTCTCTGGTACAGCTGGTAAATCTAAAGTTTATGAAGGAAATGTAACAGTAGATATTAAAAATATTTCTTTATTAGAAAATGCGGTAGTGAAAGGAAATTTAATTATAACAGGTACTGTAAAGGATGAATTATCTTTTAAAAACGTACAAGTAGAAGGGAATCTAGATCTTTCAAAAACAGATACTACAAAAGTTAACTTTGATGGAATCACAGTTAAAGGAGAAACAATTCTATAATATTTTTGCAAAGTCTTCTCTTAGTAGAGGGAAGGCTTTGCATTTTATAAACTAACTTTCCTAAATTTGAAAGGGGAATTGACTGGATGTCGAAGAAGAATTGGAAAAAGCCGATAAATGCATTTTTAGCAACAACCCTAGTTGCAAGTGTTGTCGCACCAGCAGCACCACTTACAGTTAAGGCCGAAGCATTAGCAAATGATTTAATCATTTCAGAGTATATTGAAGGTAGTTCCTATAATAAAGCAATTGAAATATATAATGGTACAGGTGCCGCGGTTGATTTAAGTAATTATACTTTAGAGCTTCATACGAACGGAGCTGCTGACGCGGATAAAAAAGTGAGTCTGACAGGGATTTTAGAAAACGGAGCTACGTATGTTATACACCATAAAGATGCAGACCCAAACATTAAAGCTAAAGGAAATCTAGTAGACTCAAATGTTATTAATTTCAATGGTGATGATCCAATCGTATTAAGGAAATCTGGGGAAGTTGTTGACTCTATTGGACAAGCCGGTGTAAAAATAAAATTTGCTGAAAATGTAACTTTAGTAAGAAAGAGTTCAGTCTTGTCGGGTGATAAAAATATTAATGATCCATTTAACTCGGCTTTGGAATGGAATTCTTCTTCAGTTGATGATTTTTCTAATTTAGGGCAACACGCAATGGACAATTCAGGTGAACCTGTTGATCCTGTTGATCCTGTTGACCCGGAAACACCGGCAATCCTCTCAATTGGAGATGCTAGAACTAAAGGTGTGGGTGAAACTGTAACCATTAAAGGTAAAGTAGCGGCAGGCTTGAAAAATACGTTCTCTGTCCAAGATGATACAGGTGGTATTGCTGTACGACCTACTAGTCTCCCTTTGTCTGTCGGAGATGAGGTTACTTTAAAAGGTAAATTAGTTGACTATCACGGATTATTACAATTAGATGGGGCTACAATCGTTGGAAAAGTTGAAAATGCCGGAGCACCATCTCCAAAGGTAGTAACTGGTGCTCAAGTAACGGAAGATAACGAGTCACAGTTAGTAACCGTAAAAAATGTTACGCTTTCAGATGCTCAGCAAGGGACTGGATGGACGAACTATACTGCAAATGACGGAACGAATTTCCTCGTACGTGATGAAACAAATTCACTTGGATTAACTGCCGGTACATCCTATGAATCTATCACTGGTATTGTCCAACAGTATGATAAAGACTATCAAGTGATCCCACGCTCAAAAGCAGACATAGTTGTGGATAGCTCAGCATTAAAACCTGCTATCGCATCTCCTGGAAGTGGAACGTTTACTGGGAAAACAGCAGTTACGTTGACAACACCGACTGCAGATGCAGAAATTTATTACACATTAGATGGCACTGAGCCAACTGATAAAAGTTCTAAATATGAGACGCCAATAGAAATCAATAAAAATACTATATTAAAGGCAATTGTTAAGGATAAAAATGGTACGTTTAGTGAAGTAACTACGTTTGATTATGTCATTGCCGATAAATTACAAATTCATGATATCCAAGGAGCCGATCATAATTCCCCATTCAATGGTAAAACTGTTGAGGGCATTGAAGGAATTGTAACGTATTCATTCTCATTAAATAACAATTGGTATTATAACATTCAAACACCTGATGATTTAGCTGATAAAAATCCGAATACTTCTGAAGGGATTTTACTATACAGTGGTAAAAACCCTTGGCCAGTTCAAGTTGGGGACTTAGTATCTGTTAAAGGGCAAGTAAATGAATTTGCCTATGATGGTTATAATGACAGACAGCAGACAGATTTGAAAACAACACAAATCAATGTACGTAACGATCAAGGCGGAAAAGTAGAAGTAGTTAAAAATAGTGTTGCGCTACCGAAACCAATTAAACTTGATAAATTAAAAATGTCCTTAAGCAGCATTGACAGTGATCAGCTTCAAACATTTAATCCAACGATTGATGCTATAGATTTCTGGGAAAGCATTGAAGGTATGCGGGTGGAAGTAGAGGACGTAAAAGCGGTAGCACCACAGGAGCATGGAGATCTGGTGACAGTACTTGATAGTGCACCAACAAATACAATTCACGGTGGCGTATTGTACGAGAAAGGAAATGCCAATCCAAACAGAATTCAATTCCGATTAGAACCGAATGCAGCTGCACGAGATTTTGAAGTTGCTACAGGTGATAAATTTAAAGGACCTATTACGGGAATCGTAGGCTATTCCTATCAAAACTTTAAAATCTATGCTTCTTTAGATGAAATGAAAGCCGCCCATCAAAAGGGTACTGTATCACCTGAGAAAACAAAAATTGTAAAAGCCGATGATAAGTTAACAATTGCCTCTTACAATTTAGAAAACTTCTCTAATAACAAAAGTTCTACTACTGATGATAAAGCGAAAAAGCTAGCACGAGCAATTGGCATTGACATGGGAAGTCCAGACATTGTTGGGGTAACAGAGGTGCAAGATAACAACGGCGCTTCTCCTGGTGATTCAAAAGCAGATCAAAGTTATCAAAGACTAATTGACGCGATCAAAGCTGCAAGTGGTGTTGAATATAAGTATGTTAATATTGATCCTATCAACAATCAAGACGGTGGAGCACCAGATGCGAATATTCGTGTTGGCTTCCTGTATAATCCAGAGCGAGTGAAGTTGAAGGAAGGTATTCCAGCAGGAGATGCTACAACAGCTGTAGGTTATAAAGATGGGAAATTAACACTGAACCCTGGCCGTATTGATCCAACAAACGAAGCGTTTACTAGCAGTCGTAAACCTTTAGCGGCACAATTTGAATTCCAAGGTGAAGATGTAGTAGTGATCGCTAACCATTGGAATTCTAAAAATGGAGATACGCCATTATTTGGTTCTAAGCAACCACCTGAATACGGAAGTGAAGGGCAACGTAAAAAAATTGCACAAATTGTTAATAATTTTGTTAGTGATATTAAAGCAAAAAATCCAGATGCAAACATTGTTTCTTTAGGCGATTTTAACGACTATCAATTTGCGGATGCTTTAAAAATTCATGAAGGTCAAGTAATGACTAATATGATTAATAAAGTGGAAGAGTCTGATCGTTACACATACGTATTTCAAGGGAATTCACAAGTATTAGATCATATTTTAGTATCGAATAATTTAGCAGACAAAACAGTTGTTGATATTCTTCATATCAATGCTGATTTTACGGACATGGCTGGTCGTGCAAGTGACCACGATCCTGTAATGGTTCAAATGGATGTTAAGAAAGGTTCAAGTGTTGAACCGATTCAGCCTGACATAGTATATGACTTTAAGAACTACAAAACAAACAAATTGACAATCAATAAACCAAGCGTGGCAGTGCATTTAGATGCTCAATCTGTTATTCCAAAAGGTGTATTTCTTAAAGGTAGATATGCAGAACTACATGGAGACGGCTTTAAGACGACTGATGTTATCCTTAGTCCAGTGAAAGCAGGGATGATTGTCGACCTTAAAGGCAATAGCGTGAAAACACTCACAATTGAAGGTCCAAATGTCAGTGAAATAAGAGGCGCTGAAAATTTAGATATACAATCGATAATATATAAAAAGGGTGCAGCTCCTGAGCAAATTAAATTTACAAATTCGAAGGGGGATCCTATTACGGATCCTTCTTTGCCTGCTGAAAATAATGCACCTATAATTAAAAAACCTATAGCAAACAAAACTGTAGCTGTCGGTGAGGCAATTAACATTGATTTAACAGAGCATTTCTCAGACCCTGATGGTGACAAGCTTTCATTTACAGCTACAAAAGGAACTGTAAATGGCAAGGTACTAACTCTTAATTTAGAAGAGGGTAGCCATATTGTAGGCGTTACAGCATCTGATGGTAAAAAAAATGTTACAACAAATTTCAGTGTCACAGTTGTTGCCAATGATTATTATACAGGTGCATATAACAAAGAGGGGGAAGCATTAAAAAAGGCGCTTCATGATATCATTTCTGAACAAAAGGTACTTTCTTATGATGAAGTTTGGAATGCATTAAAGTATACAGATGAAGATCCTAATAACCTAAATAATGTCATCTTATTTTACTCTGGAAAATCAAGTTCAAAAGCAAATAGCGGCGGCAATGTAGGAAACTGGAACCGAGAGCATACATGGGCAAAATCACACGGTAACTTTGGAACAAGCAATGGACCAGGAACGGATATCCATCACTTACGTGCAACCGATGTACAAGTAAATAGCTCAAGAGGAAATTTAGATTTCGACAATGGCGGCAGCCCAGTAGCAGGCTGCAACGGTTGTCTTAAAGATTCAGATTCATTCGAACCACCTAATCGCGTAAAAGGTGATGTCGCACGAATTCTATTTTATATGGCAACTCGTTATGAGGATGGAGATAAGGTTGACCTAGAATTAAATGACAAAGTCAATAATGGAACAGCCCCTTATCACGGCAAACTTTCTGTTCTTTTACAATGGCACGAGCAAGATCCTGTAGACGAATATGAAAAACAAAGAAATGAGAAAATCTACGAAATCCAAGGTAATCGCAACCCATTTATCGACCATCCTGAATGGGTAGAAAAGATATGGTAAAATAAAAAGAAAACGCCCACTTCAGTCCTGAACCCGAAGTGGGCGTTTGACGTTTATTGTGCTCGTTTCAACTCAGGGTTTGAAATCTTCTCCATTTATTTCGTCTCTCTTCTATTTAAATGTATCTAACTTTCCCCTATAGCATAGAAAATTAGATTGCTAGTATTGCCATTGACTCAGCACCAAAAGTTGTGGATGACATTTGTAAGTTGATTGGCCTGGAACTGGTCGACTCCTTGGAGATTAACGGCTCATCGGACGCCCCCAGTCGGAATGGAAATCAACCACACGTTATGGTGATGAGCCTTGCCTTTGCATTATTCGATAAATTATGACATGCTTAAATGAGAGATAACTATATTTAGGAGAATGTTTTGTGATTAAAGAGTGGGATTTACTACGTGTGGTGGCGTGTTTATCTATTTTACTATTACACACTTCTTCGTGGATTATTATGGAAGTTGGTGCGATACCAGAGCAGACATTTTATCTGTTTTTACGTATTGCGCTGTGTTATGCGACACCGACGTTTATTTTATTGTCTATATTAATTTTGGCGAATCGTTATCAGGATAAAATACCGAGTAACTTTTGGTCGAATCGAATTCAATATATTTTTTTACCTTATTTAATATGGGCTATGATTGATGCTTTACTTGTGGAGTTAATTTATAGCAAGGGCTTATTTTGGGAAAAATTTGTCCGCAATATCGTCTACAGTGAGTTTGTAGGCTGGTTTGTTTTGGTCATTATACAGCTATATGTAGTCTTTATGTTGTTGAAACGTTTTAAGTGGTCTATGGCTTGGTTTTTACCATTATGTATGCTGATTACGCTTGTCCATCATTCAGTGATTTCATTGCCATATCCGATTTTTGAAGAGAATGAGTCAATGTTTCGTTTACTCTTTACTGGTTGGCTTGGGTATTTTGCCATTGCTTATGCGATGGGGGTGTATTATACACAGATTGCTGCGCTTGCGAAAAAGTATCGTTACGCAACGATTGTATTCTTCGTGCTATCTGTTGCCTTTTTATACATCCGTATGCTACTCGGTTATACAGAGACACATTCGAGACGCCTTGACTTAATGCCGCTTGTTATAAGTACTGCATTACTAGTAATTGCCTGGGGACAGTCAATACCTTATACGAAAACAGTTCGAGTGCTAAGTCAATATTCATTTATGATCTACCTCATTCATTGGGAGGTTCTGCGTCTATCGACAGATTGGTTTATAGAGCACTTTGATCGTACACTAGTCCGAGTACCTTTGCTGATGCTGTGGACGTTAGTTGTTTGTATTACGCTGACGAAGTTGATTTCTTTACTTCCATATAGCCAGTGGATAGTTGGAAAAATAAAAAAGCGTGCTACATAGTAAAAGCAGTGATTTCTATTATTATAGAAATCACTGCTTTTTTTGAGTGCGCCGGAAAAATAGTTGGTTCCGCCGGTAAAGTAGTCGTTTCCGCCGGTAAAGAAGCGGATATCGCCGGTAAAAGTGGAATTGCGCCGGTAAAGAAGCGGATTCCGCCGGTAAAAGTGAAAGTTGCGCCGGTAAAGAAGCGGATTCCGCCGGTAAAAGTGGAATTGCGCCGCTAAAGTAGTCAGTTCCGCCGGTAAAAGTGGAATTGCGCCGGTAAAGAAGCAGATTCCGCCGGTAAAAGTGAAAGTTGCGCCGCTAAAGTAGTCAGTTCCGCCGCTAAAAGTCGAAATATCGCCGCTAACATAGTCAATTCCGCCGCTAAAAGTGAGATCTCCGCCGCCAACCAAGCGAATCCCGCCGCTAAAGGTTGAAACACCACCGCTAAAAAATGATATCTACACTAAAAGCTCTCATCACTCTGGCATCAATTTTAAATTACGGTCATTGTAAGCAAGCACGACGTAGTCTGGGTGCATGCTTTGTAAATAAGGAATAAGATCTTTATCCAAATAGCGTAAGTCTAAAATCGTCATCTTTTTAAAGTGACTTGCTACATGAAATTGAATGGCATTAAAATATGAATCTTTGATGACGACGATATGTTTATCGCTGTCATAGTCATTGTTAACAATCGTGAGCTCTGCAAAGTCTCGGCTGTAAGCATCAGCATAGTTTACGACTTTGTCAGGACTCGTTTGTTTGGCACGACCGTATACTGCCTCGTATGGAGCCGTGACGCCATCTTCAATTGTGCCATCATAGATTGTAAATTGCGTTGAGAACGAAGCGGGCTCGTTGTAGCAAATTTGATCTTGGTTATCGACGGTCATGTACAAGATTTTATTCCATGAGCCAGCAAACTTATTTGGTAAGCAATAAGTATTGGCTTCCTCGTATGGAATTGGCTCAATTGTTTCACCGAGTCGTTCGCTCATCGTTTTCATTAGTGCCTCGTAGCCTGAGTATGCGCCACGCATTGTCCAGTGATGATCGGTTTTGTAGAAGTTCCGTTCAGCAGAAAAGTCGTTCTTCATTTCATCATAGAGACGAATATTGTCTACATCTGCATCAGTAACAAGCTCATGTAGGCGCGCATTATTGGCAATTCCCGCATCATCAGGCATATAGCTTGGACTTGGCTCACGTGAGTAAGTCGCCTTAGCTGGTAGTGAGTAAAACGTAAACGGGATATTTTCTTCAGCAAGCCCTTCGCTTAGTGTTTGTAAATCGGAAGCGAAGGAGGCAAGCTCTTCATCAGATTTTGCTTCAGCGGGCTTTGAAATAATCCAACCGCTGTCATCATCAACTGCGTACTTATCGTTTAAGTAGGTTTTCCCCATTGCACGTTGGAAGTAAACGTAGTTGCGCATCCATGTATCACGTGCAGGAAATTGATCGGAAATATATGTTTCTACTTGTTTTGACCATGCCCCAGATAAGATCTCCTGTGGGCTTGGTGAAATGTTTGCAGATTCTAACGGACGGTTCTCCATTTCAGATTGCGGACGATCCACCGTTAACACATGCACGACGAAGCCACCGAAAATGATGCAAAAAAAGGTTATTGGTAATAGATACATTTGTATTTTTCGCATGTTGTCCCACCTAGAATCTAAAGTAAATGAATGGATTATGTGTTGCGTTTACTAAAAACATCGTGATAAAGAGCAACAATGCCCCATAATAAATTGTTTGTACAAGACGTAGACTCCAATCAAATGACAGGGAAGCCGTCGCTTTTTGCTCGCTCCAAGTGTGATAAAGTCTATAAATTGGCATAGCGAATATGATCGCGACTACAAAATACACGGCATAGTCCTTCGCCAGTAAAATCGTTTCATAATTATAAAGTGGAGCATCGGATAGGCCGAACATCGTTTTGATAAAATCAAAAGCATATGTAAAGTCATTCGCTCTAAAGAATACCCAACCTATCAGAACGATAATAAGAATATAAACATGGCGTAAGAAACGAGGAATACGTTCCAACCATTTTAAAAGCACCCATTTCTCGAGGCAAATTAATATACCGTAATAAAAACCCCAAGCCATAAATGTCCAGCTTGCCCCGTGCCAAAAGCCCGTTAGCGTCCACACAATTAATAAATTTCGATAGAGCTTCCATTCGTGGCTAACACGACTACCTCCAAGTGGGAAGTAGACATAGTCTCTGAACCAGCTGCTAAGCGAAATATGCCAGCGACGCCAAAAGTCTGTGACGGACTGTGCAATGTATGGATAGTTAAAGTTCTCTTCAAAATGAAAACCAAAAATTCGTGCTAAACCAATGGCCATATCACTATAACCTGAGAAGTCAAAGTAGATTTGTAACGAGTAAGCTAAGATACCGATCCAAGCAGTCCCCGTCGTTAAATCTCCACCTGATAAACTAAAGACATGATCGGCGACTTCACCCATCGGATTCGCAATCAGTACTTTTTTAGCTAACCCTTGAACAAAGCGACGCGTACCAATCATCCAATCCTCAGCTGTAGAGAGACGCTTTTTAATTTGCTCAGCAACCGTTTGATAACGAACAATCGGTCCTGCCACAAGCTGTGGAAACAGTGTAATGAAAAGTGATAAATCTAAAAAATTACGCTGTGCCTTTACATCTTTTCGATAAACATCGATAACATAG
Proteins encoded in this region:
- a CDS encoding 5'-nucleotidase C-terminal domain-containing protein, with translation MHSNDTHANLNNIARKVTAVKEVRAKKPNSLLLDAGDVFSGTLYFNEFKGQADLAFMNLMGYDVMTFGNHEFDLGSTPEGHQALVDFIKGAKFPFVSSNVDFSRDAKFTGLFTDLISSDPKNGKIYNGIIKEINGEKVGIFGLTTGETKDISSPGSVAFENYIEEANKAVKAFEDKGVNKIIALTHIGYDDNPAYDNDLTLAKSVEGIDVIVGGHSHTQLDKPTVVNKNTTGQAKAPTVIVQAYQYNDYLGTLDVTFDPKGVVVNHNGALLKVADYTEDAQAVELLKPYKAKVEEVSKKEIGAEALVALESPRTGGDNTKPSVRKNETPLGNVITDGMLEKARKYNKDVIMALQNGGGIRAGIDQGPITVGEVITVLPFGNTLATMEVTGKELKEAFEVSVGQYPAENGGFLHVSGAKVEFDSSKAKGQRIVKISYKDKHGNYVDIKDNETYTIATNAFTAKGGDGFDVFKKAYEEGRVTDLGLSDWENLAEQLKSLGKVDPKTEGRIVDVANSQVPDKTIPELDFSGTAGKSKVYEGNVTVDIKNISLLENAVVKGNLIITGTVKDELSFKNVQVEGNLDLSKTDTTKVNFDGITVKGETIL
- a CDS encoding endonuclease codes for the protein MSKKNWKKPINAFLATTLVASVVAPAAPLTVKAEALANDLIISEYIEGSSYNKAIEIYNGTGAAVDLSNYTLELHTNGAADADKKVSLTGILENGATYVIHHKDADPNIKAKGNLVDSNVINFNGDDPIVLRKSGEVVDSIGQAGVKIKFAENVTLVRKSSVLSGDKNINDPFNSALEWNSSSVDDFSNLGQHAMDNSGEPVDPVDPVDPETPAILSIGDARTKGVGETVTIKGKVAAGLKNTFSVQDDTGGIAVRPTSLPLSVGDEVTLKGKLVDYHGLLQLDGATIVGKVENAGAPSPKVVTGAQVTEDNESQLVTVKNVTLSDAQQGTGWTNYTANDGTNFLVRDETNSLGLTAGTSYESITGIVQQYDKDYQVIPRSKADIVVDSSALKPAIASPGSGTFTGKTAVTLTTPTADAEIYYTLDGTEPTDKSSKYETPIEINKNTILKAIVKDKNGTFSEVTTFDYVIADKLQIHDIQGADHNSPFNGKTVEGIEGIVTYSFSLNNNWYYNIQTPDDLADKNPNTSEGILLYSGKNPWPVQVGDLVSVKGQVNEFAYDGYNDRQQTDLKTTQINVRNDQGGKVEVVKNSVALPKPIKLDKLKMSLSSIDSDQLQTFNPTIDAIDFWESIEGMRVEVEDVKAVAPQEHGDLVTVLDSAPTNTIHGGVLYEKGNANPNRIQFRLEPNAAARDFEVATGDKFKGPITGIVGYSYQNFKIYASLDEMKAAHQKGTVSPEKTKIVKADDKLTIASYNLENFSNNKSSTTDDKAKKLARAIGIDMGSPDIVGVTEVQDNNGASPGDSKADQSYQRLIDAIKAASGVEYKYVNIDPINNQDGGAPDANIRVGFLYNPERVKLKEGIPAGDATTAVGYKDGKLTLNPGRIDPTNEAFTSSRKPLAAQFEFQGEDVVVIANHWNSKNGDTPLFGSKQPPEYGSEGQRKKIAQIVNNFVSDIKAKNPDANIVSLGDFNDYQFADALKIHEGQVMTNMINKVEESDRYTYVFQGNSQVLDHILVSNNLADKTVVDILHINADFTDMAGRASDHDPVMVQMDVKKGSSVEPIQPDIVYDFKNYKTNKLTINKPSVAVHLDAQSVIPKGVFLKGRYAELHGDGFKTTDVILSPVKAGMIVDLKGNSVKTLTIEGPNVSEIRGAENLDIQSIIYKKGAAPEQIKFTNSKGDPITDPSLPAENNAPIIKKPIANKTVAVGEAINIDLTEHFSDPDGDKLSFTATKGTVNGKVLTLNLEEGSHIVGVTASDGKKNVTTNFSVTVVANDYYTGAYNKEGEALKKALHDIISEQKVLSYDEVWNALKYTDEDPNNLNNVILFYSGKSSSKANSGGNVGNWNREHTWAKSHGNFGTSNGPGTDIHHLRATDVQVNSSRGNLDFDNGGSPVAGCNGCLKDSDSFEPPNRVKGDVARILFYMATRYEDGDKVDLELNDKVNNGTAPYHGKLSVLLQWHEQDPVDEYEKQRNEKIYEIQGNRNPFIDHPEWVEKIW
- a CDS encoding acyltransferase family protein, with amino-acid sequence MIKEWDLLRVVACLSILLLHTSSWIIMEVGAIPEQTFYLFLRIALCYATPTFILLSILILANRYQDKIPSNFWSNRIQYIFLPYLIWAMIDALLVELIYSKGLFWEKFVRNIVYSEFVGWFVLVIIQLYVVFMLLKRFKWSMAWFLPLCMLITLVHHSVISLPYPIFEENESMFRLLFTGWLGYFAIAYAMGVYYTQIAALAKKYRYATIVFFVLSVAFLYIRMLLGYTETHSRRLDLMPLVISTALLVIAWGQSIPYTKTVRVLSQYSFMIYLIHWEVLRLSTDWFIEHFDRTLVRVPLLMLWTLVVCITLTKLISLLPYSQWIVGKIKKRAT
- a CDS encoding DHHW family protein; the protein is MRKIQMYLLPITFFCIIFGGFVVHVLTVDRPQSEMENRPLESANISPSPQEILSGAWSKQVETYISDQFPARDTWMRNYVYFQRAMGKTYLNDKYAVDDDSGWIISKPAEAKSDEELASFASDLQTLSEGLAEENIPFTFYSLPAKATYSREPSPSYMPDDAGIANNARLHELVTDADVDNIRLYDEMKNDFSAERNFYKTDHHWTMRGAYSGYEALMKTMSERLGETIEPIPYEEANTYCLPNKFAGSWNKILYMTVDNQDQICYNEPASFSTQFTIYDGTIEDGVTAPYEAVYGRAKQTSPDKVVNYADAYSRDFAELTIVNNDYDSDKHIVVIKDSYFNAIQFHVASHFKKMTILDLRYLDKDLIPYLQSMHPDYVVLAYNDRNLKLMPE
- a CDS encoding MBOAT family O-acyltransferase, which translates into the protein MVFSSLIFLYVFLPLVLVVYFISPKMLRNTILLLASLFFYAWGEPKYVLLMMISILLNYILGIVIENTVDQSNRKALLWLVIMSNLAILGYYKYAGFFVDIINNYLDKPIEWEAVPLPIGISFYTFQALSYVIDVYRKDVKAQRNFLDLSLFITLFPQLVAGPIVRYQTVAEQIKKRLSTAEDWMIGTRRFVQGLAKKVLIANPMGEVADHVFSLSGGDLTTGTAWIGILAYSLQIYFDFSGYSDMAIGLARIFGFHFEENFNYPYIAQSVTDFWRRWHISLSSWFRDYVYFPLGGSRVSHEWKLYRNLLIVWTLTGFWHGASWTFMAWGFYYGILICLEKWVLLKWLERIPRFLRHVYILIIVLIGWVFFRANDFTYAFDFIKTMFGLSDAPLYNYETILLAKDYAVYFVVAIIFAMPIYRLYHTWSEQKATASLSFDWSLRLVQTIYYGALLLFITMFLVNATHNPFIYFRF